Part of the Leptolyngbya boryana PCC 6306 genome is shown below.
TAAGACCCCGTTGTAATTTCAAGAAGTGACTGCCTCCATGAAGCTCAATCAGATTGCAGCAGGACAAAACCTCTCCGGCGTGGAACACGATCAGATTGTCACGGTCGTGGCGGTCATTCCTCAAGGTGACTCGGCACTGCAACTGATTTATCGCACGCCTGATGGCTCGATCAAGGAACGCTGCTCTGCGCCAGCGATGAAGATAGCATTGCGATCGCAATGCTGATTAGCAAATATCTCGAATGCTTCATCGCTCATTTGTACAAAAATCATTGCTGCTTATCGACGATCGCGGCTTTTGTCATTACTCGTCAACGTCAACACCCGCAGCTTTGAGCTTCAGCTTGAGGATGGCATTTTCCTCTTTCAGTTGACCAATACTTTTGAAGCTCTTAGGGAATGTTGCTGCGTCCACATCCAGAAAATTGACGATTGCCAACTCAACGACCTGATCTGGGTTAAGTCCCGTTTCTGCGCCATAGTCTTCCAAAGCTTCCCGAATGGCAGGAGGTAGAGAATCTAGGATTTTGACTTTATCCGTGCTAAACATAATCGTTTGAGCTTTAATTGAGGATACACGACCGTTATATCGTGGTTTGGCTTGAAGAATCATCCGTGTTTCGAGTTCTTCAAGACTTGCGAGCCAATACGGAGAAACAGTCACAACGGCAATGCGAAGATCTTCAGCCATTACGCCGTCGATGAATGCACTAACGAGCGCGGTATGTCCGGTTTTGAAGCGATCGCGCAGATTAAGCGCTTTCCCTACATAAACCACCGTGTCACGCTGCCGAATAGCATATAGTCCAGGTTGACGCGGCAGTTCTTTGAAGTCCTTGGTCAGCAGGTAACAACTTTCAAACTCAAGACTTGATAGCAACTTCAGAATCTTCAGTGCCTCTTGTTTAACGCGATCGCTCATAAAGCTGACGGATTCGCCTGCGTTTGATCATCGCTTGCAGCCCACCCTTCGGCTCTAGCC
Proteins encoded:
- a CDS encoding GIY-YIG nuclease family protein, producing the protein MSDRVKQEALKILKLLSSLEFESCYLLTKDFKELPRQPGLYAIRQRDTVVYVGKALNLRDRFKTGHTALVSAFIDGVMAEDLRIAVVTVSPYWLASLEELETRMILQAKPRYNGRVSSIKAQTIMFSTDKVKILDSLPPAIREALEDYGAETGLNPDQVVELAIVNFLDVDAATFPKSFKSIGQLKEENAILKLKLKAAGVDVDE